Genomic DNA from Betta splendens chromosome 10, fBetSpl5.4, whole genome shotgun sequence:
CTGGAGCAGCTGAGCGTGCAGCAGGTTCTGGACTGTTCCATACAAAACAGTGGCTGCAATGGGGGATCTGCTGTGTGGGCTCTGGATTGGTTAAAACAGGTATATGTTTATACACACACCAACCACGCGTCAGTGTGATTATTTTACAAGGTTATTGTGacatgctgttgttttttttctagacCAAAGTGAAATTGGTTCCTCAGTCCGACTACCGCTACAAGGCCAAGACAGGAATTTGCCATTATTTCTCCCAGTCACATGATGGAGTCGCTGTGAAGAACTTTACTGCACATGACTTTGAgtaaaaacatcttttttgtcATCCGTGTATGAGTAATATGGACTAAAAACTAATACATTTTGTCACATGGAATTTTAATGTAGTTTTCAAGTACCaaggacagagggaggggaggggaggggtcctGCGCAATGACAGACCAGTGTGTTTACTCAGTCAATACAGACATGGCTTGTTCCGTAACACAAAGTTTCTTGACTCCGGCTCAGTCATTATGACCCAAAGGTTATCTGGAGTTAAAGTGAATCAGACTGTCTTTATTTAATATTGAAAAAGAAATTATACAAATTATCCTGGTTGTGCTGTCAGAGCTAAGGTCAGGTTCTTCTAGAACTCATGGAGGATTGAAAAATTAATTCTTACCttcattatacagtatttgCTAAAATGTTTTACTCGTTCTTTTCTCAGACTGAAACCAGCATTGAATCATTCTTTAACCAAAATTATCACAATTTTCAAATTCGGGAAATGTGGGCACTGGAACAGTTTTGGCATAAATCAGTATAAAAATGTAGCTTTTGACCTGCTTCTGTCATCAGAAAGGTCGCCGTACTCTGTCACTGAGTACATCAAACTGCTTGAATCTGACATTTCCCGTAGAACGGAGGCTCAAGGGTCACGGTGAAGCCTTAACATTCCAGTAAAGGGGCTCATGAGCCACATCCCGACTGCTGTGCTGCAAACATTATCATAAAGTTTCCAAAAGACAAGATCCCACCTCACTGCCAAGGGGATGCAAATTGATTTATTCAATATGGTTTTGGCACAGACCTAGACTCCATAACTCATCCACGGTCTGTATGTCATAAGCCTCCGAGAGTGTAGGGTATTACACCTACTGTGCTTCGAGTGGGAATCATGGAGCGGAAGAAAAAGATGAGTTGGCAGATAGCAGAATGGGGATAATGAGAAAAATCTACATTTTATGAACGAGGAAAAAGCACAGTTGATGGTTCAGTCATTAGATGCTTTAAAGGAGAATATAGAACAAAACATTTCTCAAAAATGGCCCATGTGAAATGTTAAACTGAAGTAATGACCTTCATAATGTGCTCGAGCTTCGCTTCTCACTGCTTTTCCCAAACCTCAGACTTTACAGTTTACTTTATAGATCCCTAACATAGTGCAACTGCAAGgcctttttcctcttcctgtgtcACTCAGAGGTCAGGAGGCGGCCATGATGGGTGAGCTGGTGCAGAACGGTCCTTTGGTTGCTGTTGTGGACGCGATCAGCTGGCAGGATTATCTGGGAGGAATCATCCAGCACCACTGCTCCAGCCATCGGTCCAACCACGCTGTCCTGGTCGTTGGATACGACGCTACTGGTACCTGCTTCCAACACACGGCTCAACaatgaaacacatttatttgaGGTTGTTCAATCAAATCTTAATCCTGTAACAAGTGAATTATATTTTTTGGTATAGGAATATATTATAGGAATAATAATAGGAATACAGAGTTTTTTCTTTCCAAAGAAAATTAATGCATGAATCATATTTCATATTAAAAATTATTTGAATCCACATTTACAATACTCTCTGCTCGGACGGTAAATACGAGCCTTTTGTACAGTTGATGAAATTTTCACCCAGATTTCCAGGTTGTGACGGTGCGGACAGTCCCAGGTTTAGACCAGTTCGTGTTGAAATCCCGTGAAAATCTGACAGACGACTCCATATTGGTTTTGTTATTACTATTTGCtctggctgtttgttttttgacatactgtggctcacacacagcggCGCTTCTTATTTTTCATCATCaattatttcacacacacttgGGTTTCTCTGGTATTACACAAGGATGTAAGTGATTATGTAACAGTTTAAAATGGTTGCAGCTGTGGCGCACACGTACGTGCACCTAGTGCTCCTTTAtcctgtaaataattaaatctcgagatgcttgttgtttgttttaggcCATATTCCACACTGGATTGTGCAGAACTCCTGGGGAACGGCATGGGGGGACGAGGGCTATGTTTATATAAAAATCGGTAGCAATGTTTGTGGTAAGTATTATCTTTGCCGCTTGTCTTCCTCTGTTTACGTCTCCTTTCACCTTTTGGCGTGTGTCTGCTCAGGAATTAATTAATCTCTCTGTCTGCTCCCCAGGTATTGCAGATTCTGTGGCAGCAGTTTTTCTTTGACAACAGTGTTTATACACTGTTTTAGTTTGTCTTGTATGATTGCATGTGAGCGGTCGCTATTGGCGAAATTGAAACCATCCTTCAGTAATtacattaaatcctttttatTGAAATGTCACCATCTAACATcactaaaacaaaataaatcccTTTAAACGTTCACAGATTTTGGATCATAAGTAAGCAATAAACACAAACCGTAAGCATATGAATAGATGTGCAGTACAAAATATGTATCATATTAAATACATAGATACAAATTTGCCTTTACAAAAACTGCTGCATGAATCACTGCATAAATATgattcatttacaaaaaaataatatatttgacACTATACAAATGCATCTATATCAGCTTATATACACATTTGGCTCATTATTTAATTTTGCATTGTTTCTAATAGTTTTAAACTAAgctttgacttttattttacaCTGCTTTTAATACTGAACGTTTTACGTGAACCATACTGCCGTGGGCTGAAGTAGCTTCCTGTCGGTCATGAACGATGATTTGTTTGTAAAATCTCATTATTGCTCTCAACAATCCATTTGCTTTCAGGTCAGTCACAGTAAATTTGCATAATTTTACTGAGAAAACATAAAAGCAGACTTCATCAAGTAGCCATCTGTACTCTGAGCAGTCAGGATTAGAATAAAAATCTCTAATATGGCCAGTTGATTGTTTCAGAGTCAGACCCGTGTTAAAGGTTCTGCAGCCTGATGTAACTAATTAACcagtaatgttttatttttcagcttAATTGTTCGATCCTTTTAATGTCACGTTTTTTCCAGCGTGCTTGTTAAACATTAACAGCTGGACCTCATGAAACTTTGTACATTTGCTATTTATCTGTATTTACACGTCACTCTCCCAGTGCTTTCTAGGAAATCTGCAGGAATAAAATGTCTCTGCTTCATCCCATCTCTCCTAAAACGCTGTCTCCTCTATTGACGCATGTGTCTGGTGTCGGATGCGGGGACGGACGCGCCTCAGTCAGAGTCCTCACTGCTGCAGTAGGAGCTGTCGCAGCACTCGGCCGTGTAGAGCAAGGTGTGAACGTTGGGATTCAGCTTGGGCACCCAGTGACGAGGGACGAGGAAAGTCGCCAGGTTGAACAGGTCCACAAACACTTTGTAGCGGTCGCTAAAAAAAGTAAGGCTCCGTTACAAATGATGCTTGAAACACCTCATATAGACTGTGCAACAAGGAGTGACCAGAGGACTAGTTCATTGAGATGCAGATGGAGAGGCTGCATCTGCCCGCGCGTGCGTTGGCAGCGTGAAGAGTTAAATCTCCAGCATACTGTACCTGACAGTAGATCTCAGGTAGTGGTAGCCAGATGAGCCCCCCGTGCCAGCTTTGCTGCCAATCATACGATGCACCATGCATACGTGATTGTCTACAACAAGAGACAGAGGGTCCATTGTGACCTGAGCCTTGTCTTGACTTGCACACGTTTCAATTGAGGCCTAACTGTTTTGACGTAAGCGAGACACGAGTCAGTAAAAATTTATTCTACGGGAACGGCTTGTTTGGATTGATCAGAAGGTGTGAATGATTCTACTTCGGAGGTTGTGAACTATTTTAGTTCTGCAAATCCCTCCCGTTAGTCCAACTCTGCCCTTGGGCAAAATATTACAGCATTAGCTTCCTGCCGTACTTTACTGAGTGTGGGGCGGCTGACAGATGCTACAGTACTTACATCTCCATTTCGTCATGAGCGTATCAATGTCCATGAGCGATGTGAGCAGCTGGAAGGGAACCTGGAACCGTGGTTCCTCCCTAAAAGACACGCGAGCGTTTGTTTTATAGGTTCTGGAGTGTTGTGAAATGAGCCACTATCACCTGCTCCAGAGTCACAATGCGCTTAACGCAGCAAAGCCAGCGTTTCCACATAATTATCACCTACTGGCAGCTTAAACAACGGCTGAATGAGCGGTGTGACATGTTTTTAATCACACAGCCACCGAACATGGATGTCACATGACCTGGGTGATTTACTGATTTACATACAAATTTACTGGATAATTAAAGGGACAGGAAGTGTAAAAAACCCCCACTCACCTGTAGAAGTAGATCATCAGGGCACCTTGTAGAGCCTTGTAGGAGAGCCTCCTCTCACCTTGATGggaaaaatgaattaaatgaaatgtaatAATGGTTTTGCGAGCTAAACGTCAAATTTTCGTGTTTTCAGTTTGGTCATTTAAACTCACCTGTACTAACGAGATGGTCATGACGCTTCTCGTCAAACAGGGAGTTGAAGAGCTCCCTCTGTTTGACCAgctcctccatcgcctcctcctcctcctcggaatCTGGCAttttctttaaaacaaacaaaaaaaaaaaacacagtgtccTGTCAGTCAACCGCGCACTCTAGGGAAAGCAGAGAAAGTTTGTTCAGAAGTCATCTCTTACACTACCTCgattttctccttctcctgatTGAGTCCATCAAATATATTGATCTGCAACCTTTCCCAGAAATTGAATCCGTCCGCCTCTAAGCCAGGAGTTCTTTCCAGCCACTCCTGAGAAGAACAGCCCAAGGTTTTAGCACATTTATACCTGGTTCAATAGCAGATGGTCCTTTCCAGAGTAACGTTCAACAAAcagaatgttttaaaaaatgcacaGATATT
This window encodes:
- the ctso gene encoding cathepsin O; this encodes MAAYRLLTIVPVVCALLAALCGLKGNSAETQIGRNVSEADFDLFRAQFHRMYDVTSDEFNRRHNYFRDSKKRQARLNSFSAVPQSATYGINQFSDLSPKQFRDLYLTGSATRVPHYSGLTPENLPAKFDWRDKAVVAPVQNQQACGSCWAFGTVGAIQSVHAIGGFTLEQLSVQQVLDCSIQNSGCNGGSAVWALDWLKQTKVKLVPQSDYRYKAKTGICHYFSQSHDGVAVKNFTAHDFEGQEAAMMGELVQNGPLVAVVDAISWQDYLGGIIQHHCSSHRSNHAVLVVGYDATGHIPHWIVQNSWGTAWGDEGYVYIKIGSNVCGIADSVAAVFL